In the Candidatus Anaeroferrophillus wilburensis genome, GAAAAACTATCAACAGACCTTTACGCTGGCTGCAGACCGGCTCACGGCTACCGATATCAGCTACCTCCAGGATCATCCCGGGATCAGCTGGCAGGAAACGGCAACCGGCGTTACCCTCAGCCTGCCTTTTTTCCAGCGGCCCTACAGCATCACCTATCCCCAACTGGACTTCAGCTGTCCCGAGGAATCAGTCATCTCGCTGGTCAGCAAAATCATCATCCTCCACTACCTCGCCAACGCCAACCGGAAGGCCCACGCCGGACAGCTGGTCAATTATGGCGCCATTACCGGAGGATCATTTTACTTTCCGGTTTTCAAACGCAAAACAACCGATATTCTAGCAAGCAAACTGGGAAATGATGGCAACCTGTTCAGCAAGGCGGGTGAACGTCTGGCAGCGGCAGCCGGACCGGTGGGCGATGTCTCATTCACCATCAATGCCCTGCCGGGCATTGATCTGACCATGGTATTCTGGGAAGGGGATGAAGATTTCCCCCCCGCATATGATATCCTTTTCGATGCAGCTATTGACCACTATCTGTCCCTGGAGGATATTGTTGTCCTGGCTCAAATGGCAACCAAGCGGGTTCTGGCCCGAGCTACGGCCGATCAGCCCGGGGACTAAGATAAAGAACCTGTCCCGGCTGCAGGATCGATCCTTCCTGCAGATTATTCCAGCGGCACAGCTGCTGAACCGTCAGCCCGTGATCACGGGACACTTTCCACAGCGTATCCCCCCGGCGCAGCCTGATAGCCTTATTGACTGATGCGGTGGTAAAGCTGGCGGCCGCCAGCTGTTTCTGCTGCCGCTGGTCGGAAAGAACCAATACCTGGCCGGGCTTGATCAGAGTTGACCTGCCAAGACCATTCCAACTCCTGATATCGGCTACTGAAATGCGATATTTTCTGGCAATGCTCCAGAGGCTGTCACCGCGACGCACCCGATAAGCCGACGGCCGATGGATAATAGACTGCGCCGGCCCCTGCCGCTGAAGCCCTGCCCGATAGATCTCAGGAGCAAAAACCACCGACCCGGCACCGCCGGACCGGACCGGGATAATTAAATATTTTCCCGCCCTGATGGTGTTGCCTGCCAGATTATTCAACTCCTTGATCGGCTGAATTCTGGTGTGGTAATGCCGGGCAATGGTTGACAGAGATTCGCCCGATCTGATCTTGTGGCGGCGAAAAGTAATCCGCTGTTCCGGCGGCAGGCTGGCCAGCCGTTCCCGGCACTGCGGCCCGGTCCCTGTGGGAACCTTGACCAGATATTCACGCATATTCGGTGGTGTACACCAATAGCGCAGCTCCGGATTCAAATCCTTGACCACCTCATACTTGCAGCCAGCCGCCCAGGCAACCACCTGCAGGTCGGTGGCATCGCTGACCAACACTTCATCATAGGTTAGCGGCGGCAGATAGCCGACATCGGCCAACCCGTACTTTTCCGGTTCACGGGCAATAAGTATCGCGGCAATCAACCGGGGAATGTATTCCTTCGTCTCCCGCTTTAAATAGGTGAAACGGGACATTTCCCAGAAATCTTCGGTTTTATGCTTCTTGATCGCCCGCATAATCTTCCCTTCGCCGGCATTATAGGCCGCGGCAGAAAGATACCAAGAATCAAAGTAACCATATAAATCATGGAGATAACGGGCAGCAGCGGACGTTGACTTGATGGGGTCACGCCGCTCATCAATCCACCAATTAATCGTCAAACCATATTTCTTTCCAGTACCGGCAATAAACTGCCAGGGACCGCAGGCTTTCGCCCGCGAATAGGCATGGGTGGTAAAGCCGCTTTCAATGAGGGCCATGTATGCCAGCTCCTCAGGGATATGATACTCATGAAAAATCCTTTTAATTTCAGGAAGATACAACTGAGCCCGTTTGAGAGAACGGCGCATGAAAGCACTATTTACCGTGCTGTAGTAGGAGATAAAGCGTTCAACTTTTTTATTGATGACAATGGGGAATTCATACCGGGCCCCGGTCCTGGCTTTGGCTTCTATTTCCAGGTCGTCAGCAGTCGCCGGCTGATCGATCCTGGTATCTGACAGCAGATCATAGAGAAAAAGAACTGAGCCTTCGTCATCCGCATCAACAACCTGCATCCAGGGACTCAAAAATTCTTCGTTGTCATCCTCCAAGCAGGCATTATCGCCCTGATCGGCCACCAGACGTTCAGCGGGCAGACACCAGGAACCGCCGGTCAGCACCAGAGATTCCGGCTCCTGTTTCAAGGTCGCCTTCTCCATACTGCAGGCGCAGAGCAACAGCAATAACAGCAATAACCAGCACCATCGTTGAATCATGTACAAGGTCCACCTTTTAGATGTTGTTTCAAGAGAACGGGCACAAAACCGCAGCGGTTTTACCCGGGCGGCAAAACAGCACAGCGGGAAACATCATAGTGATACCATCGGCATTTTTTTCAAACCCTGAAGCCATAACAAGCTTATCAAGCCCCTGTCAACCTCAATTTTCCATAAAAAAGCGGTCCCGGCATGAACACCGGGACCGCTTGAGAGCTTCTTCACTGGATAGCCTATCGTTTCTGCAACCTTATGGCATCAATAATTAGCCCTTTTTCAACCACGGATCAGGCGGGGCAGCAGCATCTGGTGATGCGGACAGATCGATGCAGGATTCTGATAAGCAGCCCGGGTGAAAGCAATGAAATAATCCCGCATAGTGGGCAGCGGCACCACCTCATCAACAAAGTTCCGCTGGGCACAGTA is a window encoding:
- a CDS encoding DUF3786 domain-containing protein; the protein is MQKQKNYQQTFTLAADRLTATDISYLQDHPGISWQETATGVTLSLPFFQRPYSITYPQLDFSCPEESVISLVSKIIILHYLANANRKAHAGQLVNYGAITGGSFYFPVFKRKTTDILASKLGNDGNLFSKAGERLAAAAGPVGDVSFTINALPGIDLTMVFWEGDEDFPPAYDILFDAAIDHYLSLEDIVVLAQMATKRVLARATADQPGD
- a CDS encoding LysM peptidoglycan-binding domain-containing protein, which codes for MIQRWCWLLLLLLLLCACSMEKATLKQEPESLVLTGGSWCLPAERLVADQGDNACLEDDNEEFLSPWMQVVDADDEGSVLFLYDLLSDTRIDQPATADDLEIEAKARTGARYEFPIVINKKVERFISYYSTVNSAFMRRSLKRAQLYLPEIKRIFHEYHIPEELAYMALIESGFTTHAYSRAKACGPWQFIAGTGKKYGLTINWWIDERRDPIKSTSAAARYLHDLYGYFDSWYLSAAAYNAGEGKIMRAIKKHKTEDFWEMSRFTYLKRETKEYIPRLIAAILIAREPEKYGLADVGYLPPLTYDEVLVSDATDLQVVAWAAGCKYEVVKDLNPELRYWCTPPNMREYLVKVPTGTGPQCRERLASLPPEQRITFRRHKIRSGESLSTIARHYHTRIQPIKELNNLAGNTIRAGKYLIIPVRSGGAGSVVFAPEIYRAGLQRQGPAQSIIHRPSAYRVRRGDSLWSIARKYRISVADIRSWNGLGRSTLIKPGQVLVLSDQRQQKQLAAASFTTASVNKAIRLRRGDTLWKVSRDHGLTVQQLCRWNNLQEGSILQPGQVLYLSPRADRP